In Vicinamibacterales bacterium, the genomic stretch GATGTTCGGCACGGTCTGGGCGACGCTCTGCGTCGACCCGTGCAGGAACAGCTTGCCGCCCTGCCAGTAGGCCATGGCGGTGCGGGTCTCGAGCGGCTGATGGCCCGTGGACTGCGAGTAGAGCGTCTCGTCCAGGATGAGGTCGGCCTTCTTGAAGCCTTCCTCCACGTCGCCAAGCTCGAAGAAGTCCGGCGCCTCGCCCAGGGGCAGCCGGCCCTCGGCGGCCTCGGCGAAGTCCGCGTCGCTCCACTTGACCGTCGCCACCTTGGCGGCCGGGCCTCCGCCCGCCCACACGTTGCCCTGCGTCCTGGCGTTCGGGCTGCCGGGCCGGAGGCTGTCGAGCGGATCGACCACGAAGGGGAGCGGCTCGTACTCGACGCGGAGCAGCTCGATGGCCTCGGCGGCCGTCGTCTCGTCCACGGCGGCCACCGCCAGGATCGGCTCGCCCTGGTAGACGGGCTCGTCGGTCAGGGCGATTTCCGCCGGCAGCGGGGGCGGAGGCGGCGCCTGGCCGTCGGGCCGCGCCGGAGGCGCCGGCGGGGCCGGGAAGTCGGACGCGCGCAGGATGCCCTTGACGCCCGGCAGGGCCAGGGCGGCGCTGTCGTCCACGCGCAGGACGCGGGCGTGCGGCATGGGCGAGAGCAGCAGCTTGATGAACAGCATGCCCTCGGCGCGGTAGTCCTCCGCGTACTTCGCGCGCCCGGTGACCTTCGCCACCAGGTCCGGCGTGGAGTAGTTCTTGCCGATGTACTTGTACTCGTTCGCCACGTTAGGACCTCCGCGCCAGATCCGCGCCGTGCATCAGGGCGGTGAGAATCTTGTCGTAGTCCTGGCAGCGGCAGAGGTTGCCGGACACGCCGTGCGCCAGTTCCTGGCGGGACGGGTTCGGGTTGGTCTTGAGGAAGCCCACGGTGGCCATCACGAAACCGGGCATGCAGAACGCGCACTGGAAGCCCTGCTCGTTGACGACGCCCTGCTGCACCGGGTGCAGCGTGCCGTCGGTCGACGCGAGGCCCTCGATGGTCTGGACCGACCGGCCGCGCAGCGAGTGCGTCAGCATCGAGCAGGAGTAATGGGGCACGTCGTCCACGAGCACCGTGCAGGCGCCGCACTCGGCGCGGTCGCAGCCGAGCTTCGTGCCGGTGAGCCCGAGCTTGTAGCGCAGGGTCATCGCCAGGGTCTCGTTCTTCAGGACGTCCACCCGGCGGACCTGGCCGTTGACCGTGATCGAGATGAGCCGTTCGGCCGCGCCGGCGGCCGGCTGTCCGGAGAGCGACGTGCGGAAGAGATACGCGCTCGAGGAGACCGCCGCTCCGGCCGCGATCACGCCTTTGATGAAGTCGCGGCGGGTCGCGCCGCTGCGCGGGGTGTCGGATGCGGTGTGGCCCAGGTCCATGTCTGACATGCGGTCCTCGCTTGAGGGAGAGGGTGCGGTCGGGAATTGCCCGGCCGGAATAGTAACAGGATTTCCCTGCCGCGGAACTTCACCGGCCGCGTCGTTCCGGCGCTGTTTGAACGAACGTTCGATGCTTCGGCGGAATGGCTCAGCCCAGCCAGTCGGCCCGCCACGTCTCGTCGAACACGCGCAGCAGGTTGCCGCCGAGCAGCTTGCGGATGTCGTCGTCGGACACGCCGTGCGCGCACAGGCACTCGACGAGCGCGGGGAAGTCCTGGATGCCGTCGAAGTCCGCGGGCTGCCGGTTGTTGTTGTCGGGCGGCCGGGCGACCTGGTCGAAGCGGTCCGTGACTGAGCCGTAGGGCACGGCGTCCGGATCGGGTGTGTGCCGCGGGTAGGCGCCCATCGTGCCCATCGAGTCGGTGGAGACGCCGACGTGATCGATCCCCAGGAGGTCCACCGCGTAGGCCAGGCACCGCCACCAGTCCTCCAGCGTCGGCATGCCCGGCGTGCCCGGCCAGATGAGGGGCGCCCACGTGGTCACGCAGACCACGCCGCCCAGGGCCGCCACGGCCTTCATCTGGTCGTCGTCGATGTTGCGGGGATTGTCCACGACGGCCCGGGGATTCGAGTGCGACGCGATGGGCGGGCGCGTGGCCACGGCGCAGGCATCGAGGAAGGTCGTCCGGCCGGCGTGGGTGAGATCGATCGTGATGCCGTAGCGCTCCATCTCACGGACCATCACCCGACCGAGTTGGCTGAGGCCGGCGTCGTGGCGTTCGAGGCAGCCGCTGCCCACCAGGTTCTGCTCGTTGTAGGTGAGCTGGCAGATGCGGAGCCCCAGCTGCTTCCAGAGGAGCAGCATCGCGGGATCCGACCCGACGAAGCACGCATCCTGCGACAGGAGGATGTGCGCCAGCTTGCCCTCGGCCTTCGCGCGCCGGATGGCGTCGGGCGAGTCGGCCAGGCAGAACGTGGGCTCGTCGTGAATCACGCGCAGGAAGTCGCGGACGCGCGGGTACGTCTCGGCCGCGTCCTCGTTCGGCATCGGAATGGTCAGGCCGACGGCCGTGAGCCCCGAGCGATCCGTGCGGTCGGTCCGCCGCAGCAGGTACTGGACGCACGGGTCGATCACGATCGAGTCGCGGTGCAGGCGGAGGGCGCGGTCGCTGATGGGCATGCGGCGATGAGGATAGTGCAGGACGGCCGCGGATGCCGCGACGGCCTGCGCCTCCAGGGCCCCTCCGACGTCGCTCAGAAGCTGGCCACGAGCGCGACCCGCAGCGTGAACGGCTCCACCGGATGGAAGTGCACGTCGTCCACGCCCCCCGGCGGCTCGCCGGGCAGGCGTGACGTGTAGAAGTAGTCGATGTCCGAGCTGGTCGAGTCGAACAAGTTGAGCGCGTCGACCTTCAGCCGCCAGGTGCGGGTCACCCGTACGCCCGCCTCGGCCGTCACCAGGCTCGATGCCCGGCTGCGAACGCTGTTGTCCTCCACGAGCGGCCGCGGCCCGAAGAAGCGGTACCGCAGACTGCCGCTCCATCGGCGATCGGGCGCCACGGTCAGGCCGGTGCTCGCCACGCCCTCCACCGCCCCTGGGATGCGGGACCCCTCGGGCGCGCCGTCGGTGAATCGCGCCGCCGAGTAGGCGGCGCTCAGGTCGAGGGCCAGCCACGGCGTGACACGGTAGTCGGCGTCGAGCTCCACGCCCATCCGCCGGCTCGGGCGGCTGGCTTCGGTCGTGCCGGCGTCGCCGATGAAGAGCAGCTCGGAGTCCAGCCACAGGCCCCACAAAGCGAATGTCGCGTGGAGGCGGGGGAGCGCCAGCGTCCGGACGCCGGCCTCGGCGCCGCGGGCGCGCACGAGGGGATCGACGCGATCCACCGGCTCGCCGCTGCTCGGATCCCGGCGGATCGTGGCGCCCCGGCCGTCGTTGCTGTGGAACCCGCCGCCCGCGCTGACGTACAGCTCGGTACGCCGCCAGGGCCCCAGGGCCAGGCTCACCTTCGGATTGACGATGCCGTCGGTGACGCGCCCGCCGTTGACCGGATCACCGGCCTCCACCCGCCAGTGGTACAGGTCGCCCCGCACGCCGACCGTGGTCCGCACGACGTCCGACCACTGCGTCCGCAGTTCGGCGTACGCGGCGCCGCTGGTCTGCCCGACGGCGTCCTCACGCACGGTGGCGACACGGCGGCGCGCCGCGGTCCGGTAGAGTCCCACGGCGCCGATGGCATCATGGCGGACGTCGGCGCCGAGCGTGATCAACGACCGCCGTGAGAACGGCATCACGGGCCACGTCCGGCTGGCCCGGCCGCCGGTCACGACGCGCTCGTCGCGCTGCTCGAACTGGTCGCCGTTCACCGGATCGTCGAGCCGGTAGGTGAAGTTCGAGAAGAGGTCGAGGCCGTAGTCGAACGCGTACGCTTCGACCCGCGTGACGCCCGCCGCCGTGGTCCGTTGCCACTCCGCCATCGCGCCGGCGCGGTGCGTGCGTCCGCCGTCGGTGGGATCGAGCGAGCCGAACCGCGACAGCTGCCCGTCGTCGACGGCCCGGCGGGGAATCTGATCGGTCGAATTCCACCGGGCGTCGTAGGCGAATGCCGTGATCGCGCCCCCCGTGGTCGCCGTGCCCTGGCTGTAGCGCACCAGCCCGTTCCACTTGCGCAGCGCATCCCCCCGGACCCAGGGGCCGTCGTTGGTGGCGGCCTCTGCCGCCGCCAGGACATGTCCGGGACCGACCCTGTGCGACCCGGCCGCCATCAGGCGTCCATAGCCGTAGCTCCCGGCCTCGACACGCGCGATTGGCTGTTCCAGCACGTTGAGGTAGTTGACGCGGATGGCGCCGGCGGCCGAGAAGTCGCCGCTGTCGGCGGCGTAGGTGCCCTTGCGGTACTGGATGCCGCTCACCAGCTCCGGGATCAGGAAGTTGAGGTCCGCGTAGCCCTGGCCGTGCCCGTGCGTGGGCAGGTTCACGGGCATGCCGGCGACGCTCATCGCCAGATCGGTGCCGTGGTCGATGTTGAAGCCGCGCACGTAGTACTGGTTCGCCTTGCCCTCGCCGCTGTGCTGACTGACCACCACGCCGGGCACGCTCTCGAGCGCGTCGGCGGGACGACGGCGTCCGCGTTCGTTCAGTTCGAGCGGCGTCACGATGCCCGTGCTGGCGGCGTCGGCCACGCCGACGAGTTCGTCCTGTTCGGAGACCGTCGCCAGGCTCCGGAACGTGTTCCGGCCCGTGACGACCACCGACGCACTGGCCGCGACGAGCAGCGTGGCGTCGTCGACCGAGCGCTCGACGCCGGTCGTCACCTCCACGTTGCGGCGCCGCAGCGTCACGAACCCCGGAATCGAGAAACGCACCGCGTGGATGCCAGCCGGCACGTCGTCGATGCGGTATCGACCCGACGCGTCCGTCTCGGCCGTTCGTTCCGGGACGTCCTCCACTTCCACCAGCACGCCCGGAAGCGGTGCGCCCGTCGGGTCGATCACGCGCCCGCTCACCCGTCCTGCCTCCGTCACCTGCGCCAAGGCCTCCGAAAGGCCACCTGGGACCGTGGCGAGCACGGCCCAGAGCAAGACCCTCCGGATGGCCGGGGCCACGGGGCCCCTCGACGACCATCCCGTCATGACACACCTCACGTCTCCGCGGCAGCCGTCCCGGCTGCCGCGCGGCACCTGTCTCAGTCGGACGACACGAGCTCAGGCGAGAGCGGGAGGACCGCGGGAGGGCGGCTGCGGAAGCGCCGGGGCCGATGGCCGGCCGTGTGCTCGTCGGGCGGCAGCGCCAGCGTCTCTGGAGGCGGGGGGAGGAACGGGGGGAGCGGCCCTTCGAGGACGGCCAGGCCGAAGTGCAAGCTGCTGCCGTGTCCGTGAGGCCGTGTCGGCACGGTCGGGACCGGGTCGTCGTTGCCGGCGGACGAGGTTTCGGGCAGCCGCCGGTCGCCAAGCGTGCCCGACGCGGACGCCGCGGGCTCGTGGGCCGCGCGCGGGCGGGGCGCGTCGACCGGCTGGCGCGGGTGGGTGTGCGTCCGCCCCGCCTGGTGCGCCGCCAGATGCGCGGCCTCGTCGCCGAAGAGGTGTTCGACGTCGTCGGGCCCGTGCGTGTGATCGGGCCGGTGCGACGCCAGGTGCGCGACCGGTGCGAACTGCGCGGCGAGCAGGAACGTGCCGAGCAGGGACGCGGCCGCGACGAGGCGCAGGCGTTCGCGCGCGGCGAGGTCGGCCGTCATGGGTCCTGACAGCCTATCGCATGGACCAACCGGTCGCCTGCGAGAGCGACACGTGCGCCCGCGGCGGCCGTCGCCGCGAGCGCGCGGGGGCAATGGCCCCGTTCCGGCCACGCGATGCGCTAGTCGTCGTCACCCACGACGTTGACGAAGCCGAACATCCAGTCGTTCAGGAAGTGCGTGCGGTTCATGCAGAGCACCAGATACCGGCCCGTCTTCAAGAAGCGATAGGTCACGAGCTGGCCGTTCGAGGTCGCGCCTGCCGGGACCGTGCCGCCGTTCAAGAACTGCTGGCCGCCGGCGGAGGTGAGCCGCCCGGCCTCGGACCACACGCGGTTGTCCGGATGGGCGTTGGTGACGTTGGCCGCGACGTCGAGGACCACGTCGCCCTTGCCGTCCTCGACGACGTGGGCGCCGTTGGCGTTGAGCGCCGACAGGTTGCACGGGTGCCCCGCCGGATCCGGCACCGTCGCCGGGTCGGGGCCCGCGCACAGGAATTGGCCGAGCGCGTCGCGGGTGGTCTTCCTGCTCACCGCGTAGATCGCGAAGGCGTGTCCGCCTCCGTGAATCTGGAACGTGACCTGCCCGCCCTTGGCGACGGTCGTCTCTTCGGGCGTGAGGTGGTGCAGGAGGTACGAGCACGGATCGGCCGGCCCGCCGATGGCCCCGCTCTGGAGACAGGGCGGGGGACCGATGGGCGCCGTGGGCAGGACGCCGAAGTCCACGGCCGCGTCGGCCGGGGCGCTGGGGTGGTGCTGGCCGTGCTGCCGGGCCGCACTGGTGCCGGGCAGGACGAGCAGGGCGATGACGACGGTGAGGGGAAGCGCACGGTTGGCCTGCATGGAACGCTCCTTCGAGGCAGGCCCGCGTGGCGCGCGCTGGGCGCCGGCATCCTAAACGATCCAGCCCATCCGTGACTAGCGCCGAGGTGGAGACCGGGAGGTCCGCCCGCGCTACACTGCCCTCCGACTTCCGGGAGGACGCACATGAGAAGAGGTCTCTTCCTCGCCCTGACCGTGGCCGCGGCCGCATTCGGCGCGGCGACGCTCGCCCAGCAGCGCGTCCCCGACCCGGAACCTCCGACGCGCGGCGTCCGCCCGCCGGCGGCGCTGCGGCCGCTCGTGGCCGGACCGAACGCCGGCGTCTCCACCGGGCATCCGCTCGTCACGTCGGCGGCGCTCGAGGTGCTGCAGAAGGGCGGCAACGCTTTCGACGCCGGAGCGGCGTCGCTCCTGGTCGGCGGCGTCGTCGAGCAGGACCTCTACAGCCTGGGCGGCGAAGGCCTGGTGCTCGTCTATCCGGTGAGCGAGAAGAAGGTGACGGCCGTCAACGGACAAGGGTGGGCCCCGAAGGCCGTCGACGTGGACTGGTACCTGTCGCGCGGCAAGTCGCTCGAAGGCGCGGGGCTCGATCCGGCCGTCGTGCCCGGCGCGCTGCACGCGGCGCTGACCGTGCTGGAGAAGTGGGGCACGATGAGCTTCGAGACCGTGGCGGCGCGGGCGATTGAGTACGCGCGCGACGGCTTTCCCCTCCGCCAGTCCACGGCCGACGGCATCCGCCGCCAGCGCGAGTTCTTCCGGAAATGGCCGGACAACGAACGCTACTGGCTGAAGCCCGACGGATCCTTCTACGACCCGGGCGAGACGGTGAAGTTGCCGACGCTGGCCCGCACGCTCACGCGGATGGTCGAGGCCGAACGGGCGGCGAAAGGGAAGGGTCGGGCCGCCGGCGTGGCCGCGGCGCGCGACCGCTTCTACAAGGGCGACATCGCGAAGGAGATGGTGGCCTTCCTCCAGCAGCACCAGGCGCCGTTCGACCTGAGCGACTTCGCCGAGTACACGGCCCGCCTCGAGACGCCGGCCTCGACGACCTATCGCGGCTACACGGTCTACAAGCACGGCTTCACCAGCCAGGGGCCGGTGCTCCTGCAGACGCTGAACATCCTGGAGACGTTCGACCTCGCCGCGATGCAGCACGACTCGGCGGACTACGTCCACACGGTGACCGAGGCGATGAAGCTGGCCTACGCCGACCGCGACACCTACTACGCCGACACGGCGTTCGTGCAGGTGCCGGCCGAGGGACTGCTCTCCAAGGCCTACGCGAAGACGCGGGCGGCGCTCATCGACCCGCGCCGGGCGTCCAAGGCGTTCATCGCCGGCGACCCGCTGCCGTTCGATTCGAAGGTCAAGCGCTGGTCCTACGCCAAGTACGACATCGCCGACGGCACCACGACCCCGTCAGGCGACTTCGCGGCGCTGGGTGTCGGCGATTCGCCGGCGGCCGACGCCGCGGCGCGCGCGCTCCTCTCACGCGGACTCGACGCGGCGGGCGTCTCGAAGGACACGACGCACATGTCGGTCATCGACAAGGCCGGCAACGTGTTCGATGCCACGCCGAGCGGCGGCTGGGTGCCCGGGGCCGTCATCCTCGGCGACACCGGCATCGGCATGAGCGTGCGCGGCGAGCAGTTCTGGCTCGACAAGACGCGCGCGAACCAGATCCGCGGCCGCGCGCGGCCGCGCTACACGCTCACGCCCAGCATGGTCTTCAAGGACGGGCGGCCGCTCATGGCGCTCGGGACGCCGGGCGGCGACAACCAGGACCAGACGATTCTCGAGGCCTTCCTCAACATCGTCGAGTTCTGGGACGCCTGGTACCCCAACGTGCACGGCGCACTCGAGTGGCCGCGCTTCCAGACCCTGCACTTCCACGGGTCGTTCTGGCCGCACGACGCCGGCTTCAACAAGCTGAACCTGGAAGCGGGCATCCCCGACGCCGTGATGGAGGAGCTCAAGGCGCGCGGGCACGACGTGAGCCGCATCCGGGCGTTCGGCATGTCGGGCTGCGCGACCACGGTGCTCATCGACCCGAAGACGTCGTCGCGCATCGCCGGCGCCGATCCGCGGCGGGACTGCTACGCGGTGGCGTACTAGCCGGGGTCCGGGATCCGGGTCTCGGGGCTCGGGACGAACGGCGCGCGACGTACGGGCGCTACTCCGTCGGGCAGGGGAACATGCCGCGCGTGAGGGGGCGCCAGGCGACGCCGCGGGCGTCGAGGGCCTCGATGAGCGATTGCCGCTCGGCGTCGAGGGCTTCGTGCTGGCCCGGGTGGCGCACGGCCTGCTCGCACAGGGTCTGCACGGCCCACGCGGCGGCGTCGGCCGAATCGGCGGCGGGCAGGAAGCCGAGCATGGCCAGGCCGTCGGCGCGGGCGTCGCCGCCGATGGCGAGCTCGTAGAACGCCACGGCGGCCATGCGCCGCGACTCTTCGTAGACCGGGTTGGTCGAGAGCGTGCCGGCGATGGCCCGGCCGAGCGCGTGGACGCGGGCGCGGGCGCGCGCGTCCCGCTGGCGGGCGAGGCCGTGGATGGCCGCGTCCGCGCTGGCGGGCGAGGCCGGTTGTTCCAGTTCTGACAACAGCCGCGCCCGCGCCTCGTCGGCGTCGATCTCGCCGAGCAGCCGCACGGCGTCCTCGCCGACGGCATCACGGAGCGCCGGCGCATCCAGCGCGGCGACGAGCGGCAGGAACGGCCGGCCCGCGGCGGGCTCGGGACCGCCGGCCACGAAGGCCGCCCACCGGACCAGCCGGAAGGCGTCATCGCGCAAGCCCGCGGACTGCACGGCCGCCGTGAGCAGCGGCACCACGCGCGGGTCGCGCACGGCGGCGAGCACGCTCACGCCGCAGAGGACGTCCGTCGGTGTCTGGGACGCCGCGAGCACGGCCGCGGCGGAGCGCAGGGCGTCGTCAAGGCCCGCCGCACGCGCGGCCAGGGCGGCCGGTGCCTGATCGACCGGCGTGCAGAGGGCCCGTACCGACTCGGGTTGCGCGGCGGCGGCAGGGCCACTCATCGCGGCGGTCAGGGCCAGCGCGCCTGCCGCGCCGGACGCCCATCGCCGGCGCCCGGGCCTACCGTCCGCCACCCGTCATCCGAAGGCTGCCGCCGAAGGGCGTCGCGCCCACCTTGTGGCGGGCCACCACCTTGGCGGCGGCCGTGTCGATGACGGCCACGTCGGACTCGCCGTAGTTCATGACGTACAGCTTCGACCCGTCCGGCGAGAAGAGCGGGAAGCCGGGGCCCTTGCCGATCGGAATCCGCGCGATGAGCTGGCGTGTCCGGGCGTCGATGAGGGCCACGTCCTGGGTGCCGCCGTGCGTGGAGGCGGCGAAGCGCCCGTCGGCCGAGACCGCCATCCGGCCCGCGCCCTTGCCCAGGTCCTTCATCGTATGGACCACCTCGTCCTTCGCCGAGTCGATCACGTGCACGGCGCCGTCGCCGTCGTCGTGGATCCACACCTCGCCGTTCGGCGCGAAGCCCACGCCCACGGGGCCGCCCTCCACGGGGATGATCTTCACGACGCGATCGGTCTTCGTGTCGAGCACGACGACGCGGTTGTCGTCACGCATCGGGTAGTAGAGCTTGTCGGTCTTCGGCTGGATGGCCAGGAAGTGGCCCCCTCGGAGCAGGACGTCGATCTTCTTGCTGACCGTGTTGGTCTTCGTGTCGATGACCACGATGGCGGGAACGTCGGCGTTCTCGAGACCGACGTAGAGCTTGCTCCCGTCGGTCGTCAGCGCCGAGCCGTGCGGCGAGGCCGATCCGTTCGGCTTCGAGGACCTGAAGAACGGCGACTCGATGACGGTCTTCGGCGTGAAGGTCTTCGCGTCCAGGACCACCACGTGCGGCCCATTGGGCACGGCCACGTAATAGGTGCCGCCGTCGGGCGACGCGATGCCCTCGTGGGGCTGCTCGGCGGCCGTGAACGAGTGCAGGATCCGGCCGGAGGCCGGGTCGAGCTCGTACACCGTGTGGTCCGTGTGACTCAGGACGACCACCGTGTGGGACTGCGCCGCCGCCAGGGCGGGCAGCAGGCACGCCAGGCACACCATCGCGACTGTCTGAGGCATCCGGACCCCCTGTGGAACGAGAGGAAGCGGATGATACAACCTCGGCCGCCGGCCGTCGACGGGCGGCCGCGGTCCCGCGCGGGCCTGCCACTAGATGGTGACGAAGTCGTGCCCGCGCCTGGGGATCGTCAGGACCGGGCAGGGCGCGCGCCGGACGACGCGCTCGGCCACGCTGCCGATCAGCAGATGGGCCACGGCACCGCGCCCATGGGTGCCCATCACGATGAGATCGACATCGTGCGCGGCGGCGTAGGTGACGATGGCCGCGGCCGGAGCGCCGCGGGCGGTCGCCACCACCGCGCGATAGCGTTCGCGCTCCTCGCGGGTCAGGAGGCCCGCCAGCTCCGCCTCGGCCCGCCGCGCCCGTGCGGCGTCGTCGGCCGGGGACGACACGAGGGCCATTTCCGGCACGCCCTGCCATTCGAGCGGCTGTTCGTCGACGTACAGCAGGTGGATCTCGGCGCCGAACCCATCGGCCAGGGCCACCGCGTATTTCACGGCGGCGGCGGCCGTGTCGCTGAAGTCGATCGGGACCAGCAGACGGAGAAGCGAGACGCCGCCCATCTCAGTTCCCGTCCGCCGGCGGCCTGACCGTCAGCACCGGACAGGTCGCGTGACGGACGACGTGGTTCGTCGTCGAGCCGAACATCAGCTGGTCCAGCGCCCCGCGGCCCTGGACCCCCATCACGAGGACGTCGGGCCGGTCCTGGGCCGCCACCTCCAGGATCTGCTGCGCCGGATGTCCGAACACGAGGTGGTCGTGGACGTCGCACCGGACGCGGACGTCGGCCGGGACGGCGGCGTCCAGAGCCTCACGGGCGTGCTGCTCCCGCGCGGCCCGGAACGCATCCGCCGCCGGCCCGCCCGAGTCGCCGAAGGGCATCGCCTCGGCCACCGAGACGAGCGTGAGCCGCGCGCCCGTGCGCTCGGCGAGCGACACGGCGTACGCCACACCCGCCGCCGACGCCGCCGACCCATCGTGGGCGCAGAGCACGTGCGTGAACCGGATGGCCTGGCGTGCGCCGTCGCCGGCCGCGGCGTCGGGTACGACGAGCACGGCGGTCGAAGCCTTGCGCAGGACCTTCTCGGTGATCGATCCCAGCACCAGGCGCTCGAAGCCCCCGCGGCCGTGCGAGCCCAGCACGACGAGGTCGGCCTTCCAGTCGTCGGCGGCCGCCAGAATCTCCTGGACCGCCGGCCCCTGCCTCAGCTCGGTGTCGATCGTGAAGCCCGGCGACGCGACCCGGGCCGCCTCGGCGGCGAGGGCGCGGCGGGCCTGCTCGGCCGCCGACTCGTACAGCCGGGCGTTGCCGGGGATGTCGAGGAACGGCGCCGTGATCGGGAAGGGCGTCAGGACGTGGAGCACGCGCACCTGCGACCCGTACGACGCGGCCAGCGCGGCCGCGACGTCGAGCGCGGCGCTGGCGAAGGTCGAGAAGTCCGTCGGGCACAGCACGCGCCCGAGCGACACCGGGGCGGTCGGGGCCATGAGGTTCCCTCCTTGCGGACGGGACGTGTCCCGTCGAGCCACCGCGTGTCGTCGCAAGAGCTGTGCCTCGTGGTGGCATCATGGGGTGGCGGCGGTTGCCGTCGTTCGCGGCGCCGGCGTGCGGGCCGCCGGCCGTCGAGCGCTGGTTTCTTCGTCGGCGCGGGAAGTTCTCCGCCGTCCCATGGGCGTCGGCCCCCGCGTCGGCGAACGGCGCCGTGCGGCCGGGTGGCACGAGTTTGGATACGTGACTCGTACCGGGCGCGGTTTCGCCGCCGCCGGTTCGAATCGGGGGAGCCGATGCTACCTGTCGACGTCGTGTTTCTGAAGATGCGCCGCCTGAAGAATGCCGAGGACCGCATTCGCGAGAAGGCCCAGGAACTGCCCAGCGTCTATCCGCGATTGGAAGGCTGCCGCGTGGTGGTGGAGGTGCCGCACCGGCACGTGCGTGGCGGCAAGCGCTTCCACGTGCGGGTCGAGATGGCGCTGCCGAACCGCGCCGACGTCGTCGTCGAGCGCGGGCCCGCGGGCCGGGCGACACCCGAGGACGACGAGCGTCCGATGCGGCGCAAGGCGGCCGAGATCGACGGGGCGTTCACGGACCTGTCGGTCGTGATCCACGACGTCTTCGCGGCGGCCACGAGGCGGTTGAAGACGTTGCGTCAGCGGCGCCGCGCCACCGCCCGTGCCCGCGCGGTCACGGGAAAGGCTCGCGCCGCCGCACGTGCCCTGCGCGGCGGCGAGTGAACAGGGAGCGCCTGGCGCCCGCCGGGCGCCGCCTACAGGTGCGAGATCAGCACGTCGCGCGGGCGCAGTCCCGGTGACAGCGCCGCGAGCACCCGATCCGCCGAGACCGGCGCCCGCTGGACGACGCCGTCGCCGAGCGCGTCGGTGATGGCCGCGAG encodes the following:
- a CDS encoding gamma-glutamyltransferase family protein codes for the protein MRRGLFLALTVAAAAFGAATLAQQRVPDPEPPTRGVRPPAALRPLVAGPNAGVSTGHPLVTSAALEVLQKGGNAFDAGAASLLVGGVVEQDLYSLGGEGLVLVYPVSEKKVTAVNGQGWAPKAVDVDWYLSRGKSLEGAGLDPAVVPGALHAALTVLEKWGTMSFETVAARAIEYARDGFPLRQSTADGIRRQREFFRKWPDNERYWLKPDGSFYDPGETVKLPTLARTLTRMVEAERAAKGKGRAAGVAAARDRFYKGDIAKEMVAFLQQHQAPFDLSDFAEYTARLETPASTTYRGYTVYKHGFTSQGPVLLQTLNILETFDLAAMQHDSADYVHTVTEAMKLAYADRDTYYADTAFVQVPAEGLLSKAYAKTRAALIDPRRASKAFIAGDPLPFDSKVKRWSYAKYDIADGTTTPSGDFAALGVGDSPAADAAARALLSRGLDAAGVSKDTTHMSVIDKAGNVFDATPSGGWVPGAVILGDTGIGMSVRGEQFWLDKTRANQIRGRARPRYTLTPSMVFKDGRPLMALGTPGGDNQDQTILEAFLNIVEFWDAWYPNVHGALEWPRFQTLHFHGSFWPHDAGFNKLNLEAGIPDAVMEELKARGHDVSRIRAFGMSGCATTVLIDPKTSSRIAGADPRRDCYAVAY
- a CDS encoding membrane dipeptidase; translation: MPISDRALRLHRDSIVIDPCVQYLLRRTDRTDRSGLTAVGLTIPMPNEDAAETYPRVRDFLRVIHDEPTFCLADSPDAIRRAKAEGKLAHILLSQDACFVGSDPAMLLLWKQLGLRICQLTYNEQNLVGSGCLERHDAGLSQLGRVMVREMERYGITIDLTHAGRTTFLDACAVATRPPIASHSNPRAVVDNPRNIDDDQMKAVAALGGVVCVTTWAPLIWPGTPGMPTLEDWWRCLAYAVDLLGIDHVGVSTDSMGTMGAYPRHTPDPDAVPYGSVTDRFDQVARPPDNNNRQPADFDGIQDFPALVECLCAHGVSDDDIRKLLGGNLLRVFDETWRADWLG
- a CDS encoding universal stress protein, with translation MGGVSLLRLLVPIDFSDTAAAAVKYAVALADGFGAEIHLLYVDEQPLEWQGVPEMALVSSPADDAARARRAEAELAGLLTREERERYRAVVATARGAPAAAIVTYAAAHDVDLIVMGTHGRGAVAHLLIGSVAERVVRRAPCPVLTIPRRGHDFVTI
- a CDS encoding universal stress protein; the encoded protein is MAPTAPVSLGRVLCPTDFSTFASAALDVAAALAASYGSQVRVLHVLTPFPITAPFLDIPGNARLYESAAEQARRALAAEAARVASPGFTIDTELRQGPAVQEILAAADDWKADLVVLGSHGRGGFERLVLGSITEKVLRKASTAVLVVPDAAAGDGARQAIRFTHVLCAHDGSAASAAGVAYAVSLAERTGARLTLVSVAEAMPFGDSGGPAADAFRAAREQHAREALDAAVPADVRVRCDVHDHLVFGHPAQQILEVAAQDRPDVLVMGVQGRGALDQLMFGSTTNHVVRHATCPVLTVRPPADGN
- a CDS encoding molybdopterin cofactor-binding domain-containing protein; the encoded protein is MANEYKYIGKNYSTPDLVAKVTGRAKYAEDYRAEGMLFIKLLLSPMPHARVLRVDDSAALALPGVKGILRASDFPAPPAPPARPDGQAPPPPPLPAEIALTDEPVYQGEPILAVAAVDETTAAEAIELLRVEYEPLPFVVDPLDSLRPGSPNARTQGNVWAGGGPAAKVATVKWSDADFAEAAEGRLPLGEAPDFFELGDVEEGFKKADLILDETLYSQSTGHQPLETRTAMAYWQGGKLFLHGSTQSVAQTVPNI
- a CDS encoding (2Fe-2S)-binding protein, translated to MSDMDLGHTASDTPRSGATRRDFIKGVIAAGAAVSSSAYLFRTSLSGQPAAGAAERLISITVNGQVRRVDVLKNETLAMTLRYKLGLTGTKLGCDRAECGACTVLVDDVPHYSCSMLTHSLRGRSVQTIEGLASTDGTLHPVQQGVVNEQGFQCAFCMPGFVMATVGFLKTNPNPSRQELAHGVSGNLCRCQDYDKILTALMHGADLARRS
- a CDS encoding TonB-dependent receptor, producing the protein MTGWSSRGPVAPAIRRVLLWAVLATVPGGLSEALAQVTEAGRVSGRVIDPTGAPLPGVLVEVEDVPERTAETDASGRYRIDDVPAGIHAVRFSIPGFVTLRRRNVEVTTGVERSVDDATLLVAASASVVVTGRNTFRSLATVSEQDELVGVADAASTGIVTPLELNERGRRRPADALESVPGVVVSQHSGEGKANQYYVRGFNIDHGTDLAMSVAGMPVNLPTHGHGQGYADLNFLIPELVSGIQYRKGTYAADSGDFSAAGAIRVNYLNVLEQPIARVEAGSYGYGRLMAAGSHRVGPGHVLAAAEAATNDGPWVRGDALRKWNGLVRYSQGTATTGGAITAFAYDARWNSTDQIPRRAVDDGQLSRFGSLDPTDGGRTHRAGAMAEWQRTTAAGVTRVEAYAFDYGLDLFSNFTYRLDDPVNGDQFEQRDERVVTGGRASRTWPVMPFSRRSLITLGADVRHDAIGAVGLYRTAARRRVATVREDAVGQTSGAAYAELRTQWSDVVRTTVGVRGDLYHWRVEAGDPVNGGRVTDGIVNPKVSLALGPWRRTELYVSAGGGFHSNDGRGATIRRDPSSGEPVDRVDPLVRARGAEAGVRTLALPRLHATFALWGLWLDSELLFIGDAGTTEASRPSRRMGVELDADYRVTPWLALDLSAAYSAARFTDGAPEGSRIPGAVEGVASTGLTVAPDRRWSGSLRYRFFGPRPLVEDNSVRSRASSLVTAEAGVRVTRTWRLKVDALNLFDSTSSDIDYFYTSRLPGEPPGGVDDVHFHPVEPFTLRVALVASF